The Paenibacillus sp. FSL H7-0357 nucleotide sequence GTAGATTCGGCAAAAGCGCGTTTGGCGTCTTCATTTCTGCCCAGTGCCTTGTACATTGAGCCGGCCAAATAGTAGGCTTCACTGGAAGAGGACTGAATTTCCTGGAATTGTTCTACATAAGAAAGAGCTTTGTCATGGTCAATATTGCGGAAAGTCTCGGCGAGACGGAGATAAGGCTGGCCATATTGCGCTCTGCGGTTGATTTCCAGTCCTTGAAGCATCTGCGCTTCCCCCTCGGGAAGCTGGCCCAGCTTGAGATTCACATAACCAAGCTCCACCCAATATTCGGCGGATTGCTCGTACCGGTCAGCGATCTGCACAAGCAGCTCTTTGGATTCGCTGAAACGCTTGCGCTCAGTCAGCAGCCGGGCCAGATCGAACTTGGCGGAGACATCATTGGGGTTCAGCGAGATGGTTGTCCGCAGCTTGGAAATTTGCCGGCTCCGGCGGAACGGCTTCGTGATGCTTGGAAAGATGCCGACATATCGGCGGTCGAGGAAATACAGAATGACCAGCAGAATGATTAGGGCAAGAAAAGGATTGCCGACCAGATTTAACAGCATGAAAAAACCGAAGATTTTTAACATGAATTCCCTCCATTAATGATTGTGTTTCCATTCCGCAACACGGTTTGTTTGTAGTATGGCGTTGCAGAGCAGGGTAATTATACCATATTTACTAGCGGATCTGAGCTCTATTTTGCAGTAGTTTTGATTCTGGAGAGATTTTTATTATCTTGGTTCTGAAAGAAGGATGAAACTTGGTGACAGAGACAACAGCAGTAACTTTACGCCCCTTAGGCCAATCATTGTTATCCGTTTCACCGCTCGGACTGGGCTGCTGGCAGTTCAGCCGGGGAAGCGGAATCGTAGGAAGGTACTGGAGTAATCTTAAGGATGCAGATATCCTGGATATCGTGCGTGTCAGTCTGGAAGGCGGCATGAACTGGGTCGATACCGCAGAGATCTACGGCGGCGGTAAATCAGAAGAGGCGCTTGCCCATGCGCTGGATCAATTGCAGCAGGAGGGCAGTCTCCATGCCAAGCCGCTGATCGCTACCAAATGGTGGCCGATGCTCCGCACAGCGAAATCTATTTCATCTACAATTGATGAACGGCTCACCTGTCTGGGCGGGCGAAGCATCGATCTGTACCAGATTCACCAGCCGTTTTCCCTGTCCTCAATTGCCAGTGAAATGAAAGCGATGGCCGGTCTGGTCAAGGATGGCAAAATCCGTTATGCAGGGGTCAGCAACTATTCGGCCCAACAGATGGTGGAGGCGCACAGGATATTGCAGCAGTATGGTCTGACTCTGGTATCGAACCAGGTGAAATATAATTTGCTGCACCGGAAGATTGATGAGAATGGAACAATGGAAGCGGCAAAGGAGCTGGGCATATCCATCATTGCATACTCTCCGCTGCAGCAGGGGATTCTGACCGGACGTTTCCATAAGGATCCTTCACAGATCCGTACAGTTTCGAGGATGCGGCGGATGCAATCCGGACTGGATGAGAAGAGCCTGGCCCGCAGCAAGCCGCTGATTGATCTATTATCTGTTTTGGCCGAGAAATATGGAGTAACACCGGGCCAGATTGCCCTGAACTGGCTTATACATGTTCACGGGGATACAGTGGTCGCCATTCCGGGCGCTTCCAAGGTCCGTCATGCAGAAGAGAACATCGGGGCCATGAGTTTCCAGCTTGTTAGAGATGAGCTGGAGCAGCTGAATGAAGCTTCATGGGCAGCCTTGAAATAAACATTCGATACCAAAAAGATTATAGCCTCCGGCCGGATTATCGGCGCGGAGGTTGTTTTTTTTCCTGAAAGTGCAAAAAAAATGTTTAGGGATGGAAATGATGGGTTAAATAAGAGATAAGAAAATGCGCAACCACGCAAATTTAGGTGCAGATTACGGAAGGAGGTTGAACCTTAATGAATATGACAGTACATAATCTTATGGCTTTCAATCATCAGTATTTTAGACCTCAACCCGTGGTCGAAGCCAAATCTTCCAACTCCGATGACAAGACTCGCAGCTTTCAGGATATCCTGAACGAGAAGCTGAAGACATCAACGAATGAGATGAAGAGATAATTAGGAAGTTTATGACACAGTGATGACAATGATAGAAGCCGGACAAAGATCCCTCTGAGGGGGTCTTTGTCCGGCTTTTTTGAATTTAGCGGATATTGGCCGCCTGCTGCAGGCGTGCTGCAATGGCGAGGAAATCCTCCTCTGAAAAGCCCGGAGCGAATTCTTCCGGCACTTCCGGAGCTTCGGCAATCGGAAATCCTTTAGGGGAGCCTTCAATGACCTCTAATGGCTGGCCGTCTTCAGGGTGCGGCCCCTTCCAGATTTGTTTGATCTCTGTGAAATCTCCCTCGCTGTTCGTGTACAGCTTCGTATGAATCCCTTTGGACTCATATTTACGCGTTTCATTAAATGCTTTATTGCTGAGGGAAGGGATTGGAATGAGCTTGCTGACATCTACACCTGTAGCCATTTCCAGCGCTTTGGCGTAGGCCACCACATGCACTCCGCCGCGTACCAGCAAATACCCGACCACCTCGCGGGCAGCCGGATGGTCTGTCATTTCATAAACCTTCATCTTATGAGTACGGGCGCCGCATTCCAGAAAGAAGTTATGCAGCAAGTCCAGAATCAGATTGCCGCTGTTAAAGACATATTCTCCGCTCCATGGGCGTCCCATGGAATCTACAGGCAATGCGCCTTGGCCGCCGCTAAGGGCAAAATAGGTGTTGCGTGCGTTTTTGAACGGCTCCAGCGGCGTTTGATCCGGTTCTTTATAAAGTGGAGCCGCAGAGGCATTTATTAACTGCATGCGAGACCAGTTCAACATGGCCCAGCTCTTCTGCAGTGATGCTCATGAGCAGATCATAGAACGGCTTGAGCTTTTTTTTGCTTCGGAAATTGAAAGACTGGAACAGGTAATTGTTCAGTGTGGACATTTCCCCGTATTTCCCGCCAAGCAGTTCCTGAACAGTCATTCCTCGCTCTATAGTGTCTCCCTGCCTGTCAATCTATACTCAGTGCTATAGTTAATTTCCGTGCGTAATGTTGGTTGCTCCAAAGCTGTCGCCGGGTGCGGTGTCTACGAGATACAGTCCTCTCCATTCTCAAACTATTTGAGCTAGGGTCTGATCTCAAAAAA carries:
- a CDS encoding tetratricopeptide repeat protein, producing the protein MLKIFGFFMLLNLVGNPFLALIILLVILYFLDRRYVGIFPSITKPFRRSRQISKLRTTISLNPNDVSAKFDLARLLTERKRFSESKELLVQIADRYEQSAEYWVELGYVNLKLGQLPEGEAQMLQGLEINRRAQYGQPYLRLAETFRNIDHDKALSYVEQFQEIQSSSSEAYYLAGSMYKALGRNEDAKRAFAESTAIYRSLPKYKKRQERGWALRSYFAKLR
- a CDS encoding aldo/keto reductase, whose protein sequence is MTETTAVTLRPLGQSLLSVSPLGLGCWQFSRGSGIVGRYWSNLKDADILDIVRVSLEGGMNWVDTAEIYGGGKSEEALAHALDQLQQEGSLHAKPLIATKWWPMLRTAKSISSTIDERLTCLGGRSIDLYQIHQPFSLSSIASEMKAMAGLVKDGKIRYAGVSNYSAQQMVEAHRILQQYGLTLVSNQVKYNLLHRKIDENGTMEAAKELGISIIAYSPLQQGILTGRFHKDPSQIRTVSRMRRMQSGLDEKSLARSKPLIDLLSVLAEKYGVTPGQIALNWLIHVHGDTVVAIPGASKVRHAEENIGAMSFQLVRDELEQLNEASWAALK